One segment of Streptomyces glaucescens DNA contains the following:
- a CDS encoding bifunctional lytic transglycosylase/C40 family peptidase, with protein MKGSTAAVIGVGATAAVVVAALVQTAGDDPVAGAALSMAVPAEYRTLIEKAGNTCPEVSPNLLAALLMQESGFNPNAKSRAGAQGIAQFMPSTWESHGIDGNGDGIRDVWDPEDAIPSSAKYLCTIADDVKGVPGNKQNNMLAAYNAGSGAVREYGGVPPYKETQNYVRSITALANQNPGGGKVADTGQAATAISAAKGMIGTPYSWGGGNASGPSTGICCSPGGQNGNTVTGFDCSGLTLYAYAKAGITLPRTAAAQYAASEPVQPGNVRPGDLVFYGTSATSIHHVGIYVGGGWMIDAPRPGKPVRYSPLDTMRDLFAVGRPASNTNKEI; from the coding sequence GTGAAGGGCTCCACAGCGGCCGTCATCGGCGTAGGAGCGACCGCGGCCGTCGTCGTGGCCGCGCTCGTCCAGACGGCCGGCGACGACCCGGTGGCGGGCGCGGCGCTCAGCATGGCCGTGCCCGCCGAATACAGGACCCTGATCGAGAAGGCAGGAAACACCTGCCCCGAGGTCAGTCCCAATCTGCTCGCCGCGCTGCTCATGCAGGAATCGGGCTTCAATCCAAACGCCAAGTCCAGGGCTGGAGCGCAAGGAATCGCGCAATTCATGCCGTCCACGTGGGAGAGCCACGGAATCGACGGCAACGGCGACGGAATCCGTGACGTCTGGGATCCCGAAGACGCGATCCCGTCATCCGCCAAGTACCTCTGCACCATCGCTGACGACGTCAAAGGCGTCCCCGGCAACAAGCAGAACAACATGCTGGCCGCCTACAACGCGGGAAGCGGCGCCGTTCGCGAGTACGGTGGTGTTCCCCCATACAAGGAAACACAGAACTACGTCCGGTCCATCACTGCTCTCGCCAATCAGAATCCGGGCGGCGGCAAGGTGGCGGACACCGGGCAGGCCGCCACCGCGATCAGCGCGGCAAAGGGAATGATCGGCACCCCGTACTCATGGGGCGGCGGCAATGCGAGCGGCCCCAGTACGGGAATTTGCTGTTCCCCCGGCGGCCAGAACGGAAACACTGTCACCGGGTTCGACTGCTCCGGCCTCACGCTCTACGCCTATGCGAAAGCAGGAATCACCCTGCCTCGTACGGCAGCCGCACAGTACGCGGCATCGGAGCCCGTTCAACCCGGAAACGTGCGCCCCGGAGATCTCGTCTTCTACGGCACGAGCGCTACGAGCATTCACCACGTCGGAATTTATGTCGGCGGCGGTTGGATGATCGATGCGCCCCGCCCGGGCAAACCGGTCCGCTATTCCCCCCTGGACACGATGCGCGACCTTTTCGCCGTCGGCCGACCCGCCTCGAACACCAACAAGGAGATCTGA